TTGATTATTAGACTGAAATGCCAGCTATAAATGAGATGTATTGCCTTTGGTCGGTTATTAATGTTTAGTCGGTTAGTTACTATTAGATTTTTTCACAGTAGTCTGAATAGAGAGATATACTGTTATATTTGCAGAATGATCAATTTCATCATAGCCCAAATAAAAATTTCCTGTTTTCCTTGTCCATTCTCTATCAAGCTAAGCCTTCATCAGTGCGATTCTACTGCCCAGCTAGTAGATTTAACAAATGACTATTTCCAGAGGCGGAAGTAGGGGTGCACATGCACCCACTAGCCTTAAGAAaaactctttatatatatatatataagggtgctaaattaaatatatgttgtgcacccacaaaaataattgaattggctGGTGAGATGGTTGGACATGCCACTTAAAATTTGCTCTTACCCAACAACAATATTTTATTGCTCCTTTTTCATTTTCCAAATTACACCGGAgcattatatatatttatcttttgatgTAAAAAGACTTCCTACTTAGTAGtcatttattttacatttttttttatgtatagtgGATATTactgatctatttttattttattttaaaatataagattCTCTCTAACTACAAAAGGTAGATATTCTCTGTAGCTTATTTGTATaatatttactttcttttatcttttgatcattgagttattttttattttaaaaaataaacaatttaaaGTTTGAGATGGGCTTAACTCAAACATTACCCGTTGCAACCATCTAGCAAACAAAAGATCTCTCGAATTTCacatttttcaaaaactttttattattgttcaaaatataaaagtgcaTTGAATTTAAGTACGGTGAATAACACGCTTTTGTCATATTAAATCTAATTAATGCTATTtagtaatattaaaattttacttataaaatactataattaagaaTTTTTCAAAGTAAGTCGAACTTTCAcactattaattattatatttaaatatagaggTGCATCCGCCAAGCCTAAATTTTGGGTTTGCCTGTGACTATTTCACTAATGGGACTTATTTGCAAATGTGAccatcttttctttttccttttctggaTAGAGTTTAAATTTATAGTATgccacataaacatatataaagaGTAAAGTATAACTTACTAAGATCAATGCCTTTATGTGATTTCCAGTTAATTTCACCTCAGATTTTGTTGTCTCACTCTCCATAACATCAAGCAACAAGTCCAACAGGTCCTTTCCTGCAGCCTCACCTTTTGATTCGTCCAATTTCCTCTCATTTCTTAATCTTTTCCTTTCTGTTATAAACTTATCAAGCAAAGCATCatattttttatgtgtattaCGAGCCCTCTTCTTTATCCCTTGAAAATCAAACCACCCTCCAAATCCTATAACATCAGCTACATCAAATATTCCAAAAATCTCCGTAACTTCCGTTACAACTTCAATGACCTCCGCAGCTTCCTTATCATTCTCCGCACACCGTGAACTCATCATCATTTGTGAAATAATATTGCTAGTCAATTTCAACAACTCCTTCGTCAAATTCACTGTCTCATTAGCTTCCGCTTTATTCATCAAATTTTGTACGAATCGCGTTATTTCTGGCGCTCTAAGGGGCCGAAAATAGTTCAAGTTATGCGCGCTCAAGAGCTCGCTTGAAGCTAATTTCTTAATGAATTTCCAGTACGGCCCTAAGGGCGAAAAGGCGAAAGAAACATTGTACGTTAGTTTCGTAATGGCGGGTGAAGTGTGTCGATATGAAAAGACTACTTCGTTGTTTTTAAGGAATTCTTTTGCTAGTTGAGGTGTGGAAGCCACGAAACATGATTGATGTCCGATATACAGTTGAAATAACGGACCGTAACGGTGATAGAATTTGTGAAGAGTATGATGAATAGAGGGACTAAGGAGATGGAGATGTCCGATTATGGGTAAAGCTAGAGGGGACGGCGGACCACGACAGAATAATTTGGACACAATGGCATGCAAAATGAGAACAGAAAGGACTGAGAGGACAGCATAAGAAAAAATTGTACTAATTGATGGTTCCATTTGCCAATAGAAACTATTGATAGACACAGCAACACTATTGTGCAAGGTTgtatcatttatatataaaaaaaaaaaataaagtatccTTTCCGTTTTGATTTGTTTGACCTATGTTGACTTGAACTTAGTTTAAGAATGTaataacttttgaattttgtaaacttaaaattaaaaagaaatatcaaatgtatcaaatcattcttaatcttgtgattttaaacatggaatgtgaaaagttgaaattaaaaagttattaaaagagaaaaaggattattttttttaaaaaagaaagactaaaatagaaagtgaatcaaataaattaaaacgaaaGGTGTATATATACTCCCTACTTATCATTTTACTTGACatttatgtatatttaaaaagtgtttcatttatttaattattggCAAATTAAGAGTATTTATTACATACTACTATTTTTAGTATTAAATTACTATAAACGTAGTAttagataaaattaatttagaactACAACACATCGTTGATAAGATTTGTTCAATAAAAGACAACTgcgattaatttatttttgaaaatttacaCTGCCTTAATTTAGTTCATTAGGCAAGATCATTAATTAATCATTGTGTTGCATCTTTCTTAGATAAAACCACGTGAAAAGCACTTCTCTTTATTACGTACATATATACTATTCTAGTTACACGAGGTTCGTGTTAAGCCTAAgtctaaaatcaaaatataatgataataatattttaattaaagatgTGCAATGTGTATCGTAATTTTTCTCGTCCAATGTGTATCATAATTTTTCttacacaaaaataatatgatttttAGGCATGTTATATACGTATTGTTAATAAATcttcataattattaaaattcaTTTATCACCTAATTAAATAAtacatttttaaatataaattatttatgagaaaagAAGTTAGACATTAGAATTATACAATGCTAAAGAAACAGAAGCAACTCGACATTCTATAAAATAACATGATTCAAATTatgtaaaataatcaaaactcaGCAAAAATTATAGCCTcgcaaatattaatatttttatgaattatttgtgAATATACagtttctttatttatagatagGAATAGATTTTGTAAAGTATTTATTAAGTATAATTTCCCATATAATATTTCATGTTGCATTAGTTTATGTTAACTAAATATGGTGACTTAAATTTAGTTTATAGATGAAATTAAGGAATAAAACTAAATTCATTAAATCTTAAGAATTTATATAattcttcatattaatttatgCTTAAATTTATTCTTCATCTAAAAGGAATAATCCAAACATGATCATACAAAGCCAGTGGTAAGTTTCATATCCAGATCTAATGATGAAACTGAAATAGGTGGGCTTCTGGTGAGAGACAatgttttagttttttaatatctaaattttaactttataatatcaaattaatctaatctaatttaattttaaaaattaatcaaattaattttaagaaataaaatgggacaattgaaaaaaaaaaactagaagaaTACTTATTGATGGAATATTCATAAAGATATCAAAACTCACACTTCTTGATAGATAATCAAATGCATCAAAAGATTACAAACCCTcccatatattacaacaacacctACTTTTAATACGGGCACCACAAGGATTGGCGAGGTTGAtgccccatatatatatatatatattaacgtGGCCACAGGACGTACATGGCCTTGCCTTCTATATTGCTGTCAAATATTAACTTCAGCACCAACCAAAAGCCTGTCTATATAAATAATCTCTTTTTCATTACCCTTTTTCAACAGCAACTGCCAACTAGGGATTTTTTAGTCCCGCTAATTGATTTACATTAGATTCAGGGCGGACCTAAGTTAAACTTTggggtgtttcattatctattaaaCTATGTTGAAACCTTAAAGTTTTGATTAATgataatatgaatgaaacaagttataTATGTGTTCCACTAATTTGATAAGTTCAAGAGTGCagtttatgatataaataattaataatcagattgagttaattcagtgcaactgaaaacttcaacttactgatcacggggaatagaacaagttgaatttgattcaaatacttgatgataagggaaaacaagttgagttgaaaaaggagtcttATGTGAAGAAACAatttcacttctgagcatatcgAGTCTTATGTGAAGAAACAatttcacttctgagcatatcgAGTcttatgtgtagaaggagaaagattctgaaaattgaatgCGAAGTCTATGCAAAACGTACAAGTTAaaggactctttggagagtttGAGTTTGAccacaacactaaggagacaaaaGGAGAGTATGAGTtagactacaacactaaggagacaagaattggaattgaagaagaagtATCACTTGGAATAAAACTCCATGCAATGAGGGTTCTGATTAAGggggaatttgaaataaataatgactttTTGAAGAATTGTGATTAAATAGAAGATGTATCCGTCAGAATAAACTGTGCACTTGCAGAGAGAGAAAAGGCTAAACACGAGCAAATTAAGAAAGttcataattgagagaattctgaCTGAAGATTCAAGTGTTGTCAGTACAAAGGAACAGATTGACGAACCTGTTTCACAGGAAAGAACTCTacagttcatgagtcagtttaaacatattgttcttattgagttgtaatttattgctttcctagattgattgtttaggaacaatactgagctgagttaacttcaagtttgggataactcgaagtgggttcaacagtcaagggtgattgttgagttataggaattagagtttatgattcctagttattgagttataggaattagagtttcaTGATTCCTAATTATTGAGGTATAGGAATTAAAGCTTATAATTGCTAGCtcttggttacaagagttttgtaatcagtcgttgttgaggtcagagttatttag
The Capsicum annuum cultivar UCD-10X-F1 chromosome 6, UCD10Xv1.1, whole genome shotgun sequence DNA segment above includes these coding regions:
- the LOC107875558 gene encoding cytochrome P450 93B16 produces the protein MEPSISTIFSYAVLSVLSVLILHAIVSKLFCRGPPSPLALPIIGHLHLLSPSIHHTLHKFYHRYGPLFQLYIGHQSCFVASTPQLAKEFLKNNEVVFSYRHTSPAITKLTYNVSFAFSPLGPYWKFIKKLASSELLSAHNLNYFRPLRAPEITRFVQNLMNKAEANETVNLTKELLKLTSNIISQMMMSSRCAENDKEAAEVIEVVTEVTEIFGIFDVADVIGFGGWFDFQGIKKRARNTHKKYDALLDKFITERKRLRNERKLDESKGEAAGKDLLDLLLDVMESETTKSEVKLTGNHIKALILDFLTAATDTTAITLEWAIAELTNNPRVLRKAQQEIDNVIGKQRLVGELDAPNLPYIQAIINETLRLHPPIPLIIRESREDCKVQGYQIPSGSLLFVNIWSIGRNPEVWEKPMEFRPERFLEPREGGPIDVKGHCFELLPFGAGRRGCPGMPLALRELPVVLSAIIQCFEWKAIDSNGEIIRNGVDMTERPGLTAPRLQDMRCLLVPRVDRFATYDS